The Cellulomonas sp. P24 genome contains a region encoding:
- a CDS encoding response regulator transcription factor: MVTSPATPSNVLVLVVEDEPAIATAIARRLSAEGWRVEMAHDGHAGVSMAGALRPDVVVLDVMLPGLDGLEVCRRIQADRPVPVLMLTARDDETDMLIGLGVGADDYMTKPFSMRELVARTKALLRRQERAARAAELDAGTSGTVPPLTVGDVTVDRAQRRVHRGAVEVHLTPTEFDLLVTLVSSPRTVLTRERLLAEVWDWVDASGTRTVDSHVKALRRKLGADLIRTVHGVGYAFEPAADPGGPTR, translated from the coding sequence ATGGTGACGTCACCTGCTACCCCGTCGAACGTCCTCGTCCTCGTCGTCGAGGACGAACCCGCCATCGCGACCGCGATCGCCCGACGGCTGTCCGCCGAGGGGTGGCGGGTGGAGATGGCACACGACGGCCATGCCGGCGTGTCGATGGCGGGTGCGCTGCGTCCCGACGTCGTCGTCCTCGACGTCATGCTCCCCGGCCTGGACGGTCTCGAGGTCTGCCGACGCATCCAGGCCGACCGGCCGGTGCCGGTGCTCATGCTGACCGCACGCGACGACGAGACGGACATGCTGATCGGCCTGGGCGTCGGCGCGGACGACTACATGACCAAGCCCTTCTCGATGCGCGAGCTCGTGGCGCGGACCAAGGCGCTGCTGCGCCGCCAGGAGCGCGCGGCGCGCGCGGCCGAGCTGGACGCCGGGACGAGCGGCACCGTGCCGCCGCTCACCGTCGGGGACGTCACGGTCGACCGGGCGCAGCGTCGGGTGCACCGCGGGGCCGTCGAGGTGCACCTGACGCCGACCGAGTTCGACCTGCTCGTCACGCTCGTGTCGAGCCCCCGCACGGTGCTCACGCGCGAGCGGCTGCTGGCCGAGGTGTGGGACTGGGTCGACGCCAGCGGGACGCGGACCGTGGACTCGCACGTCAAGGCGCTGCGCCGCAAGCTCGGTGCGGACCTGATCCGCACCGTCCACGGGGTGGGCTACGCGTTCGAGCCGGCAGCCGACCCCGGAGGCCCGACGAGGTGA